The following are from one region of the Venturia canescens isolate UGA unplaced genomic scaffold, ASM1945775v1 PGA_scaffold_15__1_contigs__length_3012046, whole genome shotgun sequence genome:
- the LOC122418621 gene encoding uncharacterized protein, producing the protein MEKILEIQKPIIFDESIAHYELHSHQPFASATFNNNDEIRIAVQHQDLCLLPSRSFLHVYGRLTKVDGNAVQNTKLVNNAICHMFEEIRYELNAIEIDRNKNVGLTTLMKNYVSQSPEQMSVMENAGWLSNDESTLIDNDGYFDLCIPLSLILGFAEDYNQIIINAKHELILTRSNNDTNAVVQTPPAEQFKISLLKIEWVVPYIKISDQRKISLLNFIAKDPPIALSFRTWELYEYPLLPMTSKNVWVVKTSTQLEKPRYVIVGFQTARKSTANANASHFDHCNLRDVKLFLNSQCYPYGNLNLDIAHNQFALLYDMYTSFQASYYGKEPEPMLNKADFIKYAPLIVIDCSKQNEFLKSGPVDIRLEFESAGAFPAQTAAYCLILHDRIIEYNPISGNVKKLV; encoded by the coding sequence ATGGAGAAAATTCTAGAAATACAGAAACCTATTATCTTTGATGAATCTATTGCGCACTATGAACTTCACTCACATCAACCATTCGCATCGGCAACTTTTAATAACAACGATGAAATTCGAATCGCCGTTCAACATCAGGACTTGTGTCTCCTACCAAGTAGAAGCTTTCTACATGTTTATGGTAGACTAACGAAAGTTGATGGAAATGCTgttcaaaatacaaaattagtTAACAACGCCATCTGCCATATGTTCGAAGAAATACGTTATGAACTCAATGCTATTGAAATTGATCGTAACAAAAATGTCGGTCTCACAACACTTATGAAGAATTACGTGTCTCAGAGTCCTGAACAAATGTCTGTGATGGAAAATGCTGGCTGGTTGAGTAACGATGAGAGTACATTAATCGATAATGATGGTTACTTTGACCTATGTATTCCATTGTCATTGATACTGGGATTTGCTGAGGATTATAATCAAATCATCATTAATGCTAAACATGAACTGATTCTCACGAGATCAAATAACGATACCAATGCCGTTGTGCAGACTCCTCCAGCTGAGCAATTCAAAATCTcattgctgaaaatcgaatgggTGGTACCGtacataaaaatttcagaccaacgaaaaatttcattactcAACTTCATTGCAAAGGATCCACCAATAGCACTGAGTTTTCGAACATGGGAATTGTATGAGTATCCACTACTACCCATGACGTCAAAAAACGTGTGGGTCGTTAAAACATCGACCCAGcttgaaaaacctcgatatgtcaTAGTAGGATTTCAAACAGCGAGAAAAAGCACTGCTAATGCAAACGCGAGTCATTTTGATCATTGTAACCTTCGAGACGTTAAACTATTTCTAAATTCTCAATGTTATCCTTACGGAAATTTGAATCTTGACATTGCTCAtaatcaattcgctctattgtacgatatgtatacgagCTTTCAGGCCTCCTATTATGGTAAAGAGCCTGAACCGATGTTGAACAAAGCTGATTTTATTAAATACGCTCCACTCATTGTGATTGATTGTTCGAAACAAAACGAGTTTCTGAAATCAGGACCAGTGGATATACGTTTGGAATTTGAATCAGCAGGTGCTTTTCCAGCTCAAACCGCAGCATATTGCTTGATTCTACATgatcgaattattgaatataatcCAATAAGTGGCAATGTTAAGAAACTGGTATAA